The Danio aesculapii chromosome 8, fDanAes4.1, whole genome shotgun sequence genome window below encodes:
- the snrpd3 gene encoding small nuclear ribonucleoprotein Sm D3 encodes MSIGVPIKVLHEAEGHIVTCETNTGEVYRGKLIEAEDNMNCQMANITVTYRDGRVAQLEQVYIRGSKIRFLILPDMLKNAPMLKSMKNKNPAAGAGRGKAAILKAQVAARGRGRGGPGRGNVFQKRR; translated from the exons ATGTCGATCGGAGTGCCCATCAAAGTTCTTCACGAGGCTGAGGGACACATAGTGACCTGTGAAACCAACACTGGCGAGGTTTACAGAGGCAAACTCATCGAGGCAGAGGACAACATGAACTGCCAG ATGGCAAACATCACAGTCACATACAGAGACGGTCGTGTGGCTCAGCTGGAGCAGGTGTATATTAGAGGCAGTAAGATCAGGTTTCTCATCCTGCCTGACATGCTGAAAAATGCTCCGATGTTAAAAAGTATGAAGAACAAAAATCCGGCAGCTGGTGCCGGTCGAGGAAAAGCAGCCATTCTCAAAGCCCAAG TGGCGGCCAGAGGACGTGGTCGTGGTGGACCAGGACGAGGGAACGTTTTCCAAAAAAGGCGCTAG
- the gucd1 gene encoding protein GUCD1, which produces MNDDVMLNVPVIRQLYHWDCGLACSRMVLEYLNPVSEEEFQRACMDLEFTESVWTIDLAYLMCKLGVRHCFCTQTLGVDKGFRNQSFYKKHFDTEEDRVNELFLKAESKGVLVKKCSVTVQEIQSHLEQGHVAIVLVNAVLLVCELCSTPVKYCCFLPVGQKCFCRKPDYQGHFVVVCGFNRKTSSIFYNNPAYSDRVCCTSFSNFEEARRSYGTDEDILFIYKDG; this is translated from the exons ATGAACG ATGATGTGATGCTAAATGTACCGGTCATCCGGCAGCTCTACCACTGGGATTGTGGCCTGGCCTGTTCGAGAATGGTATTAGA GTATTTAAATCCAGTGAGCGAAGAGGAATTTCAGAGAGCATGTATGGACTTGGAGTTCACAGAGAGCGTGTGGACTATTGACCTGGCTTATCTGATGTGTAAACTGGGGGTCAGACACTGCTTCTGCACACAGACGCTCGGCGTGGACAAGGGCTTCAGGAACCAG TCCTTCTACAAAAAGCATTTCGACACAGAGGAGGACAGGGTGAATGAACTCTTTCTGAAGGCTGAAAGCAAAGGAGTCCTGGTGAAAAAATG CTCTGTTACCGTTCAGGAGATTCAGAGTCACCTGGAGCAGGGTCATGTGGCCATCGTGCTGGTCAACGCAGTGCTGTTGGTGTGTGAACTCTGCTCCACGCCTGTCAAATATTGCTGTTTCCTGCCCGTGGGACAGAAGTGTTTTTGCAGGAAGCCAGATTACCAGGGCCACTTTGTCGTGGTGTGTGGATTCAACCGAAAAACCAGCAGCATCTTCTACAACAATCCCGCCTACTCTGACC GTGTGTGCTGTACAAGCTTCAGCAATTTTGAGGAGGCCCGGAGGAGCTACGGCACAGACGAAGACATTTTGTTCATCTACAAAGACGGTTGA